CGGACGAGGACGAGGTGGAGCCCGACGGCGAGCGCGGGACGGGCGCGCGCGATCGCGACGGCTTCGTCGGCGGCCGCGCCCGTCACCATCAGGCTCGCGGCCGTCAGGATGCCGCGGTCGTGGGCCTCGGCGATGGCGCGGTTGGCGCCGCGGGAGAATCCGAAATCGTCGCCGGTGACGACGAGTCGCTTCAGGCCTGGTCCTCGCGGGCGGTCATGAAGCGCAGGAACTCGGCGCCTTCGCGCAGGCGGCGCTTCATCATCCCGGCGGTCGACAGCATCTCCCACGCCATCTCGGCCATCTTCTTCGGACGGAAGTAGAACCGCTTGTAGAAGCGCTCGAGCGACTCGAAGATCTGCCGGTGCGAGAGACCGGGATACTCGAGCGAGCTCACCTGGACGCCGTCGGTGCCGACCAGCCCCGAATCCACGAACCAGCCGTTCTCGAGCGCCTGCCGGTGGAGCTCGGTGCCCGGATACGGCGCGGCGAGCGAGACCTGGATCGTGTGGGGGTTGATCTCCCGCGCGAAGCGGATCGTCTCCTCGATCGTCTCGGGCGTCTCGCCGGGGAGCCCGACGATGAACGTCCCGTGGATCACGATGCCGAGGCGGTGGCAGTCCTCCGTGAACCGCCGGGCCCAGTCGATTCGCGTCCCCTTCCGGATGTTGTTCAGGATCTGCTGCGACCCCGATTCGTAGCCGACGAGGAGGAGCCGCAGCCCGTTGTCCTTCAGGACCTTCAGCGTCTCATACGGGACGATCGCCTTGGCGTTGCACGACCAGGTGACGCCGATCTTCCCGAGGAGTCGGGCGATCGCCTCGGCGCGCGGGGCATCGTCGGTGAACGTGTCGTCGTCGAAGAAGTATTCCTTCACCTGCGGGAAGTACTCCTTCGCGCGGCGGATTTCCTGCGCCACGTTCTCGGGCGAGCGCGTGCGATAGCGATGCCCGCCGATCGTCTGCGGCCAGAGGCAGAACGTGCACCGCGACCGGCATCCGCGCCCCGTGTAGAGGGAGACGTACGGATGCTCGAGGTAACCGATGAAATAGTCCTCGACGACGAGGTCGCGCTTGTAGACGTCGATGACGGGCGGCAGCCCGTCCATGTTCTCGATCGTCGCGCGCTCCGGGTTGTGGACGATCCGATCGCCGTCGCGCCAGCTCACTCCGTCGATGGCGGAGAGGGCGCGTCCCTGCGCGACCTCCGCGATCGTGTAGTCGAACTCGTTGCGCGCGACGAAGTCGATCGCGGGCGACGCCGCCAGAGACGCTTCGGGCGAGACGGCCACGTGCGCGCCGACGAATCCGATCCGGAGCTTCGGATTCTCCTTCTTCATCGCCTCCGCGACGCGGACGTCCGAGGGATACGACGGCGTGCTCGTGTGGAGCACGGCGAGCTCGTATTCGGGGGCCATCGGCAGAACGTCGGCCAGGCCGAGGCCGCGCGCGGGCGCGTCGACGAGGCGGCTGTCCGGCACGAGCGCCGCCGGCTGCGCCAGCCATGTCGGATACCAGAACGAGCGGACTTCGCGCCGGGCCTGGTACCGCGAGCCGGCTCCCCCGTCGAATCCGTCGAAGGAGGGAGGGTTGAGGAAAAGCGTCCTCACAGAGGGAGTATAGCGGCAGGCCCGGCGATGCATCGAGCCGGACGGGCGCGTGCCGCCCGCGAGACCCTGCGACATACGCCCGGGTATGCCTCGGGATCTCGCGGGCCACCCGCATCCCGTCGGGCTCGCGCCTCGCCGCGCCTCAGTGGGGTACCAACTGGCCGCCTCCCAGACGTCAACATCCATGAGAAAAGGGAGCATCCCCAAAGTCACCCCACGCGAAACGGGCCATGAGCTATCGCACTCGAAGATCGATAATCCGACATATGGACGAAAAGAAAACGCCTGAATCGAACCGGTTCCTGACGAGCCTGCCGCTGAAGATCTATGAAGCGATCAAGGCGTTGACCGAGTACGTAGTCGAGATCGACGGGGTGTACCGAGAAATGGCCCGGTTCGAGGTGAGGGAACCGCTGAACAGGGTCGCACCCCAATTTTTCGCTACCGCGCATCGCTGCCTGAATGGTATGGCCTTCGTTCTTATACGTGACCTCACTGGTACCGCTCAATCACAGGCCCGCGGAAAGAAGCGGCTCAATACCAGTCTCCGCGGTCTTCTGACGGCGGCGTACGGCAGCGAGGCAGACGCGCCGGCCGAATTGATCGAGCTCGCCGACCGCGCCCATCGCGCGACGAACGTGCCGGAATGGGCAAGCCGAGTGATCGCTCACAACGACGTGGAGACGATGCTCGAGATCGAGCCACTTCCTCCTGTCTTGCGGGGGGACGTCGGTGTTGTCGGCAAGCTTCTGCGGCAGTTCGTTAACCTGTTCGAGACGAGATGGGGAATCGAGCGGACGCAATGGCGAGAACCAATATTGGTGAAGCAGGTAGGAAATTTGGTCGCAGTCCTGAATCGCGAGCTGTAACTCGCACGGGGTCAGCCGCGAGTCTACCTTCGCCTGACATCGCGAACGTCGCTCGCCGCGATATGATCGAAACGATGCCTGAAACCGCTCCACCGCCGCGCGTCGAGAAGCTCCTGATCGCGGGACTCCGCGGGTTCTGCGCCGGCGTCGTGCGCGCGATCGACGTCGTCGAGAAGGCTCTCGCCGTGTGCGACGGCCCCGTCTACGTCCGCAAGGAGATCATCCACAACCGCTATGTCGTCGACGAGCTCCGCCGCAAGGGAGCGCGGTTCGTCGACGAGGTCGACGACGCGCCGGAAGGATCGTGGCTCGTCTACTCGGCGCACGGCGTCTCTCCGGAGGTCCGCGACAATGCCCGGCGCCGGGGCCTCCGCACGATCGACGCGACGTGCCCGCTCGTCACGAAGGTCCACCTCGAGGCGCTGGGCTACGCGAAGAAGGGGTTCACGATCCTGTTCATCGGCCACGAGGATCACGACGAGACGATCGGCACTTTCGGCGAGGCGCCCGACGCGATCCGCATCGTGGGCACCCGGGAGGACGCGGAGACCGTCGCCGTGTTGGACCCGTCGCGCGTCGCCTATCTCACCCAGACGACGCTCTCCCTCGACGACACTCGCGAGATCGTCGAAGCGCTCCGGAGGCGGTTTCCGCAGATGGTCAATCCCGCCAAGGACGACATCTGCTACGCCACCCAGAACCGGCAGGACGCGGTCCGCGCGATGGCGCCCACCGTCGACGCGCTGCTCGTGCTCGGCGCGCCGAACAGCTCGAACTCGCTGCGGCTCTGCGAGGTCTCGATCCGGCTCGGCGTTCCGGCGCACCTGATCGAGCGCGCCGAGCAGATCCGGCCCGAATGGCTCGCGGGCGTCCGCATCCTCGGACTGACGGCGAGCGCTTCGGCGCCCGAGGTCCTCGTCTGGGAGGTCGTCGACTACGCTCGCGAGAAGCTCGGCGTCGAGGTCGTCGAGGAGTTCCGGACGGTGACGGAAGACGTCCACTTCTCCCTCCCGCCCGAGCTTCGGGCGCTGCTCCCGGCGCACGACTCCCCGGCGCGCTGATTGCCGGCGAGCTTCACCGGCCACCATCGAAGTTCCGGTCGCCCGACCCGCCTCCCGAGCCCCGATCGCCGCGCTCGCGGCGTCGATCGCGATCCTCGCCTTCGAGCTCCTCGGGATCCTTCCGCGGCTTCCCGGTCACCGCCTCCAGTCGAGACCGACCCGGATGCTCCGTCCGGCGGAGGGATACACGTACGGCACGTCGCGACCCTGGAAATCGGACAGGGTGAAGCCGACGTCGGCGTAGCGCGCATCCGCGAGGTTCGCGACGTCGAGCCGGACGCGGAAATCGCCGAACCGCCGCGACACCCGAAGATCGACGACCGAGGCGTCGGAGAGCCGGAACCGGTCGGCGTCGTCGAGCCAGCGCCGAGCCGTCCACGTCCAGGCGGCCTCGGCCTCGAGCTCTCCCGGCAGCCGGGCGGAGACGCCGGCGCGAACGACGTGCTCGGGAATGTTCTTGAGCTGCCGTCCCCGATTCTCTCCCCCGCGCGACTCGACCCGCGTCCAGTCCCACGACGCGAAGGTCGAAAGCCCGGGCGACCAGCTCCACGCCGCCCGCGTCTCGATCCCCGTGTGACGGCTCCGGCCGATGTTGCGGTAGCGGAAGATCGCCGGGTCGAAGTCGATCTCGTCGTCGACGTCGATCCGGTACGCGGTCGCCTCGATCCTTCCGGCCGCGGCGGGCGCCCGCACGCCGCCCTCGAGCATCCGCGCGCGCTGAGGCGAGAGCTCCGGATTCGACACGGTGAAACTCCCTCCCTGGAAATCGGAGAACGGGCGCGGGTCGAACTGCTGGTCGAAGGTCGCCGCCTTGAAGGCTCGCGACCAGCGCGCGAAGATCGAGGGGCTCGCGGTTCCGCGCGACCCCAGGAAGACGACCGCGCCCACCTGCGGCGACCACGCCTCGTGGACGGCGGAGACCCGCGGCTCGGCCAGCCGGTCGGCCACGCGGTCCCAGCGCAGCCCCGCGGTCAGGCGAAGGCGGGCGAACGGGTCGGCGTCGGCGGCGACGAACGCGCCGATCCGGTCCCGGTCTCCCCGAGCCGCGCCGATCCTCCCGTCGATCGACCCGTCGTCGCCCACCGACCGGTAGACGCTGTCGACGGAATCGCGCGACCACTCCGCTGCGCCGCGCAGCCGGACTCCCCCGAGGGAATCGGGCGCCGTCCACCGCCCGTCGAGGATCGCTCCGGCGCCGTTGGAGTCGAGCGCCTGCGCCGCCGTCTCCCCGAGGGCGGGCGCGACGAGCAGCGTCCGGACCAGGTCCGTCCGCCGGAGGGCGCCGTAGAGGAGCGCCCGGAACGGAACGAGCGCGTCGCTGCGCTCGAGCGAGAGCGAGGCGCGCAGACGGTCGGTCTTCTCCCGGTCGAAACGGAACTCCGGGTCGGAGGCCCGCGGGTCCGACCGCGCGGCGTCGAGCGGGAGCTGTCCCGGGTCGTCGCGGTCCTTCGCGGTCCCGGTCACCCGCAGCGCCCAATCCCCCGATTCGGCGCGGCGGCCGGCTTCGACGGCGAAGCGCTCGTCGTTCTCGGTCGAATGCGCGCGAAAACCGTCCGTGCGCGACGCGCTGCCCGCGGCCGAGACGTCTCCCTCTCCCGCGGGGACGCGCACGGCGGCGCTGGCGGCGGCGGTTCCGAAGCTGCCGGCGGATGCCGAGGCGGTCGCGCCGTTCTCCGTGCGCCGCGTGAAGACCTCGATCATGCCGGCCAGGGCCGTGTCGCCGTAGAGGGGCGACGCCGGTCCGCGCACCGCCTCGATGCGGTCGATGCGGTCGGCGGGGAGCGCGCGCCAGTCCACGATCCCGGAGTTCGCGTCCCCGACGGGCACGCCGTCGACGCGGACCTGCACGTACTCGGCGTCTCCTCCGCCGAAGAACCCGCGCGCGGTCAGCATGGGCGGCGTGCCGCCGGCATCCGTGCCGAAGAAGAGCTCGAACCCGGGCAGGTACCGCAGGAGCTCCCCCAGGTTCTCGGCGGGGAGAGCGTCGATTTCGGCGCGGTCGAGCGTGGAAACCGCGGCCGGCGCTTCGTCGCGGGGCTCCGGGACCCGGTCCGCCGTCACGACGATCTCCTCGTGGACGGGAGGCGCGGGCGCCGCGGGCGCGTCCTGGCCGAGAACGGCGAGCGGAACGCCGAGGGCGATCACGATCAACGTCTTCTTGCTCAATCGAAGCCGGCAATTGCAACCGGTGTGCCGGGAAAACGCGCACTGGGAGCGCGGATCACGCAATCCTGAGCGCAGCGGCATGCCGAGCCGAAGCCTTGGCGAAGGCGGGAAGGACCCGCCGCCGTCACGCGCTCCCGTCCGCCGAGCCAGCTCCCGCGACGGGTATCGCCCCGCCGCTAGTGTTGAATAACGGTTTCGATGGACTTGAGCAGCTCGTCGACGCCGAACGGCTTGGGAAGGACGGCCGAGGCCCCGAGCGACTCCGCTTCCTCGTCGACCTCGAGGGAGCCGGACACGACGACGAGCGGAATGCCGGAAAGCTTCTCGTCCCGGGCCTGCTCCCGTCGGAACGTCCGCCCGTCCATCTCCGGCATCCGGAGATCCAGGAGGATCACGTCGGGCGCGGGCTCCGTTCGCAGCGCCTCGAGGGCTTCCCGGCCGTTGGCGGCGGTCCGGACCCGGTAGCCGAACTCGTCGAGGACGTCGGTCAACCCCTCTCGGAAGTCCGCGTCGTCGTCGATCGCGAGGATGAGCTTCGCCTGTCCCACGGGACTCCGGGTCCGCAAGATCCATGCCGCCGCGAGCTCGATCGCTATTCGAAAAGGGAGCTGAATCGGTACCGGTTCTTGCCGGTCCGTTTGGCCCGGTAGAGCGCCTTGTCGGCGCAGGCCATGAGCGCCTCGGCGTCGGATCCGTCGCGCGGATAGAAGCCGATCCCGATGCTCGTCGTGACGGCGACCTCCTGCCCGTGGATCGCGAACGGCTCGGCGACGCTCGCGAGCGTCTTCGTCGCGACGGTGACCGCGTCCGACTCGTCGGCGACCTCCGGAATCAGCAGCGTGAACTCGTCGCCTCCGACCCGGGCGAGCGTGTCCGCCTCGCGCACGCACGCGCGCAGACGCTCGGTGACTCCTCGGATCAGCGCGTCGCCCGCGGAATGCCCGAGCGTGTCGTTGACCCGTTTCAGGTCGTCGAGGTCGATGAACATCACCGCCAGCTTCTTTCCCTCCCGGCGCGCGAGCGCGATCGCCTGACCGAGGCGGTCGAGAAAAAGCGCCCGGTTCGGGAGGCCCGTCAGGGAATCGTGGAAGGCGCGGTACTCCAGCTCGTCGACCGCGCGCCGCCGCTCGGTCACGTCGCGATAGTTGACGACGACGGCGTCCACACTCGGCTCCGCGAGCAGGTTCGTCATGGTTATCTCGATCCAGCGCCATTGGCCGCCGCGGCTGGCGATCCGCGCCTCGAAGGTGCCGGGGCGCCCCGGGCCGGCGAGGATCGCCTCGAAGAAATCGGAGGCTGCGGCCGCGTCTTCGGCGTGGAGATGGTCGAACCAGCGGCTCCCGATGATGTCCTCGCTCCGGTGGCCGAGGATCCGCGCCGTCGACGGGCTCGCGTAGAGGACCGACCCGTCGGAAGAGAGCAGCGCGATCGCGTCGGAGCTGTGCTCGATGAGCGCCTGGAAGCGCGTCTCCTGCTCGCGGACCTGGCGCTGGATCTCACGCTTGCGCTCGAGGCGCTCGAGCACCACGCCGATCTCCGCGGGCCTCAGCGGCTTGAGGAGGTAGTCGAACGCCCCCTCCTTCATCGCCTCGACCGCGGTGTCGATCGAGCCGTTGCCGGTGACGACGATCACGTCGCGCCGCACTTCCTGCCGCGCGGAGCGGATGAAGTCGATCCCGCTTCCGTCCGGAAGCTTGAGATCGGTCAGGCAGATGTCCGGATCGAACCGGGCGAGCGCCTGACGCCCCTCGTCGAGGGACGCCGCGGTGACGACGTCGGCCCAAGTGTGGCCTCCCAGCAGTCCTTCGAGGCCGGCGCGGGTCGCCGGGTCGTCTTCGACGATGAGGATTCGCGTGCGCGCCGGAGGGCGAGGCCTCGCCGCCGGCATGGGAGGGAGGCCGGCATTCGGGTCACGAATGCGCTGGTAGTCCACAAGGCACCGCGGGACCACGATGCAATCCGCTTGCCCGGAAGTCTTTCAGAAACTTGGATTTAGATGGAATGAATGCTCGTTGGGCGGTTCGTGCGGGAATGGACCGCCGGTCCCGTCCTTTTTCGGCGCCGGTCGCTCGCGGGCGCTCCCCCGGCCTTCGCGAGCCCGCCCCTCGCGCGCCTGAAAATCCTCAGCCGATCCATCCTGCGTCGAGGTCCCGGCGAATCCGATCCCGCCCTTCCGATTCGAGCACGTCCTCGCAGAAGCCGAGCTCGCGGAAGATCGCCTCGGCCCCGCTCACCTTCTGGAGGCGTCCGGAGAGCTCGGCGAGGGCCGCGCGGCGGGCCCGGGTCCGACGGCGAGCCGATTCGGAAAGTGAAGCCAGCGACGCCGCCCGGAGCGCCGCCGCGGCGAACGGCAGCAGGACGGCAACCGCGACGATCGCGAAGGACCACGCGCTCCCCCGCGTCGCGGGCATCGAGCCGAGGATCCCCGCGGCGAGGACGCCGGCCACACTGGCCGCGAGAAGACCGGCCGGCGGCGGAACGAGCGCGCTGCCGGCCCCTCTTCCTCCCTCGGCGGCCAGTCGGGCGAGCTGCGGGTCGATCCGGCGCGCCTGGTAGTAGTCCATCAGCGTGTGCACCGAGTGAGGATCGATCCCGCTCCCGACCGGGATCGTCCGCGCGGTCGGGATGGAGTCGATCTCGACCCACTCGGATGCCCCGTCCGGCCCCAGGGATGCGAGCGCGCCGGCTTCGGCGCGGAAATGCTCGACGCGTTCGTGAGCCTCGTCGCCGCGGCGGCTCCAGAGGGAGGGGTCCAGCAGCAAGCGGAACTTCGCCTGGCGGCAACGTTCGACCCGGGCCCGGTCGGCGAGCCAGGCGCTCTTTCTCGCGACGATCCCGCGAGCGGCGAGAAGGGCGAGGCTGGCGAACGCCGCGGCCGCTTCGGCGGCCGCCAACGGCCCTGCCGCTCCCGCAGGGCGCTTTCCCGCGGCGGCCCACGCCATCGAAACGACGGCCAGCGCGACCGCGACGGCGCCGAAAGCGGCCCCCCAGACCCCGAGCGCCGCGCGGCGACGGCCGGTCTCGGCCGCCCGCACCGCCGCGGCGTCGTGGCAGGGGACGAGGAGCTCCCGGCAAAGGGAAAGAGGCTCGTGAAGCGGGTTCCCCGTCGCGAGCTCCTCCGGACCGTCGTGCATGTCGTCGAGGACGCGCGGCGCGCCCGCGGATTCTTTCGCCCGCCCCGGATCGGCAGCCATCATTCCAAACCTCCCGGCGAGTTCCCTTTGCGGTTTCGGGGAGCGTATCCCAGCGCCGCCGGAGGATCAATCATCGGAACGCAGCCGCCGGCCTGACGCGGTCGGCGCTTTCGCGCCCGCTGCTAGGAAATCAGCGGGAAGGTGACGAAGAACGTCGACCCCTTCCCCGGCCGGCTCTCGACGCGCACCGTGCCCTTGTGGGCCTCGACGATCCACCGGACGATCGAGAGGCCGAGCCCCGACCCTCCCCTGTACGCCCGGCGCGCCCGGTCGGAGCGGAAGAAACGGTCGAACACGTTGGGGACGTCCTGCGGGTCGATACCGACGCCCGTGTCCTCCACGGCCAGGGCGGCCTGACCCCCTTCGATCGAGACGCGGACGCGCACGTGCCCTTTCTCGGTGTACCGGATCGCGTTCTCGAGCAGGTTCTGGAAGACTTCCTTCAGGCGGCTGGGGTCCGCGAGAATCCCGACGGGACGCGCCGGGGCCTCGAAGAGGAGCTCGAGCCCCTTCTCGATCGCGGCCGACTCGAACTCGCGGGACCGCTCCTCGGCGAACCGGCGCAGGTCGACGCGGGCGAACGAGATCGTCACGCGGCCGGCCGTTCCCCGCGCGAGGAAGAGCAGATTTTCGGAGATCCGGACCAGGTGCTGGACCTCCACGAGCGCCTCCGAGAGCGCCTGCCGGTACTCGTCGGCCGTCCGATCGCCTTCGATCGCGACCTCGATTCCGCCGCGCAGGATCGTCAGCGGCGTCCGGAGCTCGTGCGAGACGTCCGCGATGAACTGCGCCTGTTCGATCTCGCGGCGCTCCAGGTCCGCGAGCCTGGCATCGACCGAGTCGGAGCGGTCCTCCACCGGCTCAGGCGCCCATCGAGTATCCGACGCCGCGAACCGTCCGGATGCGTCCGCGCGCCGGGCCGTCGATCTTCTTCCGGATGGAGTTGATGTAGACGTCGATGATGTTCGTCGAGAGATCCGAGGTGTCCTCCCAGACGCGGGCCGCGATCTCGGCGCGCGAGACGACCTTTCCCTTTCGGCGCAGGAGGAGCTCGAGGATCGCCCCCTCGCGCATCGTGAGCTCGACGGTCGCATCGCCCATCCGCGCGGTGCGCGACGACGGCTCGTAGAGGAGCCCGTCGCACTCGAGAGGCCCGATCTCCTTGATCTCGCTCCGCCGCGTCAGCGCGCGCAGCCGGGCGAGGAGCTCGCGGTAGGAGAACGGCTTGACGAGGTAGTCGTCCGCGCCGGAATCGAGGCCCTCGATCTTGTTCTCGACGGTGTCGCGCGCCGTCAGCATCAGGATCTTCGACGCCACCCCGCGGCGGCGGAGCTCGCGGCACAGATCGAGCCCGTCGCGGGAGCCCGGGAGCAGCAGGTCGAGGATGATCAGGTCGTGCGGTTGCGCGACGGCGTCTTCGAGAGCGCCGTCGCTATCGGACGCGACGTCGACCGTGTAGCCCTTCTCCGACAGTCCCTTGCGCAGGAAGTCGGCGATCTTCTTCTCGTCTTCAACGATCAGGATCGAGGTCATGCTCGGCGGATTCTCTCTCGTCCGGGGCGCGCCGGGAAGCCGAGCGCGGATTTCTTAAGAAAGAGAGCACGAAGAGGACCCCCGTGCCCGCCCCGAAGCCCGCGAAAAACGACGACGTCCGCTCGTCCTTCACCACGACCGCTCCCAGGGCCCCCGCGAGGACGAGGGCGAGAACGAGCGGCCGGGAGACGGGGGACTCGGTCATCGCGCTTAGAATACGCTCGATGCGGGTCCGGCTCCTCTATTTCGCCTCGTTTCGCGACGCCGTCGGCGTCGATCAGGAGGTCCGCGACGTGGAGGACGGCACGTCCGTCGCGCACCTCTGGCGGAGCCTCCAGGTCTCGGTCCCGCATTTCGCCCGGTTCGGGACGATGCCCGCCGTCGCCGTCAATTGCGAGTACGTCTCCGGCACGCGGACGCTCTCGGACGACGACGAGGTCGCGTTCCTTCCGCCGATCGCGGGGGGTTGATGGCCCGCGCGGCCGGAGAGCGCCCGCGGCTCTCCCCGGAGCCCCTCAGGGTCGGCGAGCTGATCGCCGCGGCCCGCCGCGATTCCGACGGTGCGATCGCCGCTTTCGTCGGCGTCGTCCGCGACCGCAACGAGGGGCTCCCGGTCGAGTCGGTCGAGTACGCGGCCTGGGGCGAGATGGCCGAGCGCGAGCTCGAGAAGATCGAGCGGGAGCTCGGCGCCGCGTTTCCGGAGACCCTCACGCTGGTCCGCCACCGCGTCGGAACGCTGGCGGTCGGCGAGGAATCGGTCGCGATCGTCGCCGTCTCGCCGCATCGCGCCGACGCGTTCGCCGCCTGCCGGGAGGCGATCGAAGCCGTCAAGAGACGCGTCCCGATCTGGAAGCTCGAGCGCGGGCCCGGACGCGAACCGGCCTGGGTCGACCCGACTCGGAGCGGACCGGGGCGGCCCCTCTGATATCGTTGGTCTTTCGGAGGAGACGAACCCGATGAGCACCGTTACCGAAGACCGATCCAAAACCCGCGACTGGACCGCACCGGAGTTCGACCAGGAGCTGATCCACTACCGCAACGAGGGGGGGGTCGCCGTCATCGAGATGGACGATCCGCCCGCCAACACCTACACCTACGCGTTCAACCGTCAGCTCGACGACGCGATCCTCCGGGCGCGCTTCGACGACGGCGCCCACGTCATCCTCCTGCGCGGCAAGGGGGACAAGTTCTTCTCGGCGGGGGCGAACATCAACATGCTGAACGCCGTGACCCCCGAGTTCAAGTACTACTTCTGCCTCCACGCCAACGAGACGCTTCTGCGCCTCGAGCACTCCCCGAAGCTCGTGATCGCCGCCCTGAACGGCCATACCGTCGGAGGCGGGCTCGAGATCGCGCTCGCCGCCGACCTCCGCATCGCGCGCAAGGACGCGGGGAAGATCGGCCTTCCGGAGGTCAACCTCGGCGTGCTCCCCGGAACGGGCGGCACGACCCGCCTCGCGCGCATCGTCGGGAAGTCGAAGGCGATCGAGCTCATGGTGACGGGAAACACCTACACGTTCGAGGAAGCGCAGGAAATGGGGGTCGTCAACCAGGTCTGGGAGGGCTCCCCCGCCGAATGGTGGGAGCAGGTCATGGACTACGCGCGCCAGTTCTGCCCGCCGAACAAGGCCCCGATGGCCGTCGGCCACATCAAGCGCTCCGTGCAGACCGGCTCGGAGATCCCGATCGAGTCCGCGCTCGCGCTCGAGCGCGAGCTCCAGTCCCTTCTCTTCAAGTCGAAGGACGCGAAGGAAGGACTCTCCGCCAACGTCGAGAAGCGCACGCCGAAGTTCAGCGGCAAGTAGCCGCCGGGCTCAGGCGGCCGGCTCGGCGAACGGGAACCGCTCGGGATCGACGTTTCCTCCTGAAACGAGGACGGCGACCGTGTCGCTCTTCTCGACCGGAATCGCTCCGGAAAGGAGCGCCGCCGTCGCCGCCGCTCCGCCGCCCTCGACGTAGAGCTTCGCGCGCGTGAGCAGGCGCCGCATCGCCGAGGCGATCGCCGCTTCCGAGACCGTCACGACGGCCTCGAGCGCCTCCCGCGCGATCGCGAGCGGGATCGCTCCGACGAACGGCGGGATCAGCCCGTCGGCGAGGGTCTTCGCCGGACGCGGGACCGGGACGGGCTTCCCCGCGGCGAGGGCCGGACCGAGACCCGGCCCTTCGGCGAGCTCGACCGCGTAGACCCGCGCGGAGGGACGAGACTGCTTGACGGCCGAGGCGACGCCTCCCATCAGCCCGCCGCCCCCGACGGGGACGACGACGACGGAGACGTCCGGGAGGTCCTCGATGATCTCGAGCCCCGCCGTTCCGGCGCCGGCGAGAACGACGGGGTCGTCGAAGGGGTGAACGAAGACGTAGCCGGTCTCTTCCTGGAGCTGGCGCAGCCGGTCGAACAGGGTCGAGTTGTCGTCGTGGAATACGATCCGCGCGCCGTACCCTCGTACCGCCTCGACCTTCGACGCGGGCGCCTTCGCCGGCATCACGACCGCGCAAGGGACGCCGGTGCGACGCGCCGCCCAGGCGACCGCCTGCGCGTGGTTGCCCGCCGACACCGTGACGAGGCCGCGCCCCCGCTCCTCCCCTTCGAGAGAGAGCACCTTGTTCAGGGCCCCCCGCGGCTTGAAGGATCCGGTCTTCTGGAAGCTCTCGCACTTCAGGAATACCGCCGCGCCGACCGATTCGCCGATCGAGCGCGAAGACAGGAGGGGCGTGCGGTGGACGTGCCCGCGGATGCGGTCGGCGGCGGCGCGAATGTCGGAGAGCGGGATCATGACGAGCGCGGCGATGCATCGAGCCGGACGGGCGCGTGCGCCGCGACCCGCGGCCTCAACGTACGCTCTCGGTA
Above is a window of Thermoanaerobaculia bacterium DNA encoding:
- a CDS encoding response regulator produces the protein MGQAKLILAIDDDADFREGLTDVLDEFGYRVRTAANGREALEALRTEPAPDVILLDLRMPEMDGRTFRREQARDEKLSGIPLVVVSGSLEVDEEAESLGASAVLPKPFGVDELLKSIETVIQH
- a CDS encoding ChbG/HpnK family deacetylase; translated protein: MKRLVVTGDDFGFSRGANRAIAEAHDRGILTAASLMVTGAAADEAVAIARARPALAVGLHLVLVR
- a CDS encoding TonB-dependent receptor encodes the protein MSKKTLIVIALGVPLAVLGQDAPAAPAPPVHEEIVVTADRVPEPRDEAPAAVSTLDRAEIDALPAENLGELLRYLPGFELFFGTDAGGTPPMLTARGFFGGGDAEYVQVRVDGVPVGDANSGIVDWRALPADRIDRIEAVRGPASPLYGDTALAGMIEVFTRRTENGATASASAGSFGTAAASAAVRVPAGEGDVSAAGSASRTDGFRAHSTENDERFAVEAGRRAESGDWALRVTGTAKDRDDPGQLPLDAARSDPRASDPEFRFDREKTDRLRASLSLERSDALVPFRALLYGALRRTDLVRTLLVAPALGETAAQALDSNGAGAILDGRWTAPDSLGGVRLRGAAEWSRDSVDSVYRSVGDDGSIDGRIGAARGDRDRIGAFVAADADPFARLRLTAGLRWDRVADRLAEPRVSAVHEAWSPQVGAVVFLGSRGTASPSIFARWSRAFKAATFDQQFDPRPFSDFQGGSFTVSNPELSPQRARMLEGGVRAPAAAGRIEATAYRIDVDDEIDFDPAIFRYRNIGRSRHTGIETRAAWSWSPGLSTFASWDWTRVESRGGENRGRQLKNIPEHVVRAGVSARLPGELEAEAAWTWTARRWLDDADRFRLSDASVVDLRVSRRFGDFRVRLDVANLADARYADVGFTLSDFQGRDVPYVYPSAGRSIRVGLDWRR
- the ispH gene encoding 4-hydroxy-3-methylbut-2-enyl diphosphate reductase, which gives rise to MPETAPPPRVEKLLIAGLRGFCAGVVRAIDVVEKALAVCDGPVYVRKEIIHNRYVVDELRRKGARFVDEVDDAPEGSWLVYSAHGVSPEVRDNARRRGLRTIDATCPLVTKVHLEALGYAKKGFTILFIGHEDHDETIGTFGEAPDAIRIVGTREDAETVAVLDPSRVAYLTQTTLSLDDTREIVEALRRRFPQMVNPAKDDICYATQNRQDAVRAMAPTVDALLVLGAPNSSNSLRLCEVSIRLGVPAHLIERAEQIRPEWLAGVRILGLTASASAPEVLVWEVVDYAREKLGVEVVEEFRTVTEDVHFSLPPELRALLPAHDSPAR
- a CDS encoding diguanylate cyclase, which gives rise to MPAARPRPPARTRILIVEDDPATRAGLEGLLGGHTWADVVTAASLDEGRQALARFDPDICLTDLKLPDGSGIDFIRSARQEVRRDVIVVTGNGSIDTAVEAMKEGAFDYLLKPLRPAEIGVVLERLERKREIQRQVREQETRFQALIEHSSDAIALLSSDGSVLYASPSTARILGHRSEDIIGSRWFDHLHAEDAAAASDFFEAILAGPGRPGTFEARIASRGGQWRWIEITMTNLLAEPSVDAVVVNYRDVTERRRAVDELEYRAFHDSLTGLPNRALFLDRLGQAIALARREGKKLAVMFIDLDDLKRVNDTLGHSAGDALIRGVTERLRACVREADTLARVGGDEFTLLIPEVADESDAVTVATKTLASVAEPFAIHGQEVAVTTSIGIGFYPRDGSDAEALMACADKALYRAKRTGKNRYRFSSLFE
- a CDS encoding ATP-binding protein; protein product: MEDRSDSVDARLADLERREIEQAQFIADVSHELRTPLTILRGGIEVAIEGDRTADEYRQALSEALVEVQHLVRISENLLFLARGTAGRVTISFARVDLRRFAEERSREFESAAIEKGLELLFEAPARPVGILADPSRLKEVFQNLLENAIRYTEKGHVRVRVSIEGGQAALAVEDTGVGIDPQDVPNVFDRFFRSDRARRAYRGGSGLGLSIVRWIVEAHKGTVRVESRPGKGSTFFVTFPLIS
- the hpnJ gene encoding hopanoid biosynthesis associated radical SAM protein HpnJ: MHRRACRYTPSVRTLFLNPPSFDGFDGGAGSRYQARREVRSFWYPTWLAQPAALVPDSRLVDAPARGLGLADVLPMAPEYELAVLHTSTPSYPSDVRVAEAMKKENPKLRIGFVGAHVAVSPEASLAASPAIDFVARNEFDYTIAEVAQGRALSAIDGVSWRDGDRIVHNPERATIENMDGLPPVIDVYKRDLVVEDYFIGYLEHPYVSLYTGRGCRSRCTFCLWPQTIGGHRYRTRSPENVAQEIRRAKEYFPQVKEYFFDDDTFTDDAPRAEAIARLLGKIGVTWSCNAKAIVPYETLKVLKDNGLRLLLVGYESGSQQILNNIRKGTRIDWARRFTEDCHRLGIVIHGTFIVGLPGETPETIEETIRFAREINPHTIQVSLAAPYPGTELHRQALENGWFVDSGLVGTDGVQVSSLEYPGLSHRQIFESLERFYKRFYFRPKKMAEMAWEMLSTAGMMKRRLREGAEFLRFMTAREDQA